In Chryseobacterium oranimense, a single window of DNA contains:
- a CDS encoding low affinity iron permease family protein produces MSHRNNNLFERFSDWATKFTGSSHAFIGAVLIVIVWAASGPVFKYSETWQLVINTGTTIITFLMVFLIQKAQNKDSKAIQIKLNELIAAHEKASNRIVDIEDLTEKELDQLHCYYEELARFAKEDADIHTSHSIDAAQRNQDYKHEFFKHKHEEWLQKQQEKKES; encoded by the coding sequence ATGAGCCATAGAAATAATAACCTTTTTGAAAGATTTTCAGATTGGGCAACCAAATTTACAGGAAGTTCACATGCATTTATCGGAGCTGTGCTCATCGTTATTGTCTGGGCAGCTTCAGGACCTGTTTTCAAGTACTCCGAAACCTGGCAGCTGGTCATTAATACCGGAACTACCATTATTACTTTTTTAATGGTTTTCCTGATTCAGAAAGCACAAAACAAAGATTCAAAAGCAATACAGATCAAGCTTAACGAGCTTATCGCAGCCCATGAAAAAGCAAGCAACAGGATTGTAGATATCGAAGACCTTACAGAAAAAGAACTCGATCAACTTCACTGTTATTATGAGGAGCTGGCTAGATTTGCCAAAGAAGACGCAGATATCCACACCTCCCATTCTATAGATGCTGCGCAAAGAAATCAGGATTACAAACATGAATTTTTTAAGCATAAACACGAAGAGTGGCTTCAGAAACAGCAAGAAAAAAAGGAATCGTAA
- a CDS encoding TonB-dependent siderophore receptor, producing MNKVVSFSLLVLGGVFVNAQQVNDSIKKSKEIDEVELFGEKKKQPAGLEAITRLPLKTRDQIQSISVISHKAIEELGSLTVTDVAKNVPGVTLFSSYGGGNESMSIRGYRGVPVLKNGVQMDSDFRTAGMITDMQGVESIQVLKGSAAVTQGVGNGLGSAGGVINVVTKKPQFVNKNNVGFRYGSWDFYRPTVDLQRVLDSQGKVAVRFNGAYQNNNSFRSHVEGERIYINPSVAYRPDDKTQIVVEMDYLHDKRTPDRGTINLAEGNIEALYTMPKGAFLGYTSDFTKVKSFNFSTLVERKLTDKLKLRAAYISGEREVNSEASSIAHAKNTPWTERYRTIGKSRSIDANRVFQADFIGENIQTGFIRHTFQVGVDWKESEVTTYAFNAYKNSISQANLINANNPLDSFDVMKGISNTLPVNVVYDQSKDQGVVRTPTFGAMAQDVMSFGKYVKAHAGVRYSRVNGAGDNVSDAWNPSFGLMLFPVENVNVFGSYTTTTSLRSANNVLLAGGNVGASTTKQWEAGIKSDWFNERLRFNITLFDIKTDHLSFTILDENYNPVVINKQTMYGLAGELRRKGIEVELIGRILPNLQVMSGWAYLDAQYQNSPAYVNGSAPMNAPKHTANGWLNYKFNTGALTGLDIGAGIYYVGKRPVDEWTQKTFTAGHANSVSPGTKPFNMPEYTTVDAQAGYTLKNGLGLRVFFNNIFDSVGYSSYFRGGYIDQIQPRNFAVQVNYKF from the coding sequence ATGAATAAAGTAGTATCCTTTTCTCTGCTTGTATTGGGTGGGGTTTTTGTAAACGCACAGCAAGTGAATGATTCTATTAAAAAATCAAAAGAAATTGATGAAGTAGAGTTATTTGGTGAAAAAAAGAAACAGCCTGCAGGGCTTGAAGCCATTACCAGACTACCATTGAAGACCAGAGATCAGATCCAGAGTATTTCAGTAATCTCCCATAAAGCAATCGAAGAATTGGGAAGCCTGACAGTAACGGATGTCGCTAAAAATGTGCCGGGTGTTACACTATTCTCAAGCTATGGCGGAGGAAACGAAAGTATGTCTATACGTGGTTACCGTGGAGTACCTGTCCTGAAGAATGGAGTTCAGATGGATTCCGATTTCCGTACTGCCGGAATGATTACCGATATGCAGGGAGTTGAAAGCATCCAGGTTCTCAAAGGTTCAGCAGCAGTTACGCAAGGCGTAGGAAACGGGCTGGGATCAGCAGGTGGAGTAATAAATGTAGTAACGAAAAAGCCTCAGTTTGTCAACAAAAATAATGTTGGTTTCAGATATGGAAGCTGGGATTTTTACAGACCGACTGTAGATTTGCAGAGAGTTTTGGATTCGCAGGGGAAAGTGGCTGTAAGATTTAACGGAGCCTATCAGAACAATAACTCTTTCAGGTCTCATGTGGAAGGCGAAAGAATTTATATTAATCCATCTGTAGCTTACCGTCCTGATGATAAAACGCAGATTGTTGTTGAAATGGATTACCTTCATGACAAGCGTACTCCGGACAGAGGGACAATCAATCTTGCAGAAGGAAATATAGAGGCTCTTTACACAATGCCTAAAGGAGCTTTTCTGGGATACACTTCCGATTTTACTAAAGTGAAATCATTCAACTTCTCTACTCTGGTAGAAAGAAAGCTTACCGATAAGTTGAAGTTAAGGGCAGCCTATATTTCCGGAGAAAGAGAAGTAAACAGCGAGGCATCATCTATAGCTCATGCTAAAAATACTCCCTGGACCGAACGTTACAGAACAATAGGAAAAAGCAGAAGTATTGATGCCAACAGAGTGTTCCAGGCAGACTTTATCGGAGAAAATATTCAGACCGGATTCATCAGGCATACATTTCAGGTAGGGGTAGATTGGAAGGAAAGCGAAGTGACTACCTATGCTTTTAATGCCTACAAAAATTCTATTTCTCAGGCTAATCTTATCAATGCCAATAATCCGCTGGATTCATTTGATGTAATGAAGGGAATTTCAAACACATTACCGGTAAATGTAGTATACGATCAGTCTAAAGATCAAGGAGTAGTAAGAACGCCTACTTTCGGAGCAATGGCACAGGATGTAATGTCTTTCGGGAAATATGTAAAAGCACATGCCGGTGTTCGATACAGCAGAGTAAACGGAGCGGGCGACAATGTAAGCGATGCATGGAACCCTTCATTTGGACTGATGTTATTCCCTGTAGAAAACGTCAATGTTTTTGGGTCTTACACCACAACCACTTCGTTGAGATCAGCCAATAATGTTCTTTTAGCAGGAGGTAATGTAGGAGCTTCCACAACCAAACAGTGGGAAGCAGGTATTAAATCCGATTGGTTCAATGAGCGTTTGAGATTTAACATCACATTATTCGATATTAAAACAGACCACCTGTCTTTTACCATCCTTGATGAAAATTATAACCCTGTTGTGATCAATAAGCAGACCATGTACGGTCTTGCAGGTGAGCTAAGAAGAAAAGGAATTGAAGTAGAATTAATCGGTAGAATCCTTCCGAACTTACAGGTAATGTCAGGATGGGCTTATCTGGATGCTCAGTACCAGAATAGTCCTGCATACGTGAACGGATCAGCACCAATGAATGCACCTAAACATACAGCAAACGGCTGGTTGAATTATAAATTTAATACAGGAGCCCTAACAGGTCTTGATATAGGAGCCGGAATTTATTACGTAGGAAAAAGACCGGTTGATGAATGGACTCAGAAAACATTTACAGCAGGCCATGCCAACAGTGTAAGTCCGGGAACGAAACCTTTTAACATGCCGGAATATACAACCGTAGATGCCCAGGCCGGATATACCCTGAAAAATGGTTTGGGATTGAGGGTGTTCTTTAATAATATCTTCGATTCGGTGGGGTACAGTTCTTATTTCAGAGGAGGATACATCGATCAGATCCAGCCGAGAAACTTTGCCGTACAGGTCAATTATAAATTCTAA
- the rpsJ gene encoding 30S ribosomal protein S10 produces MSQRIRIKLKSYDYNLVDKSAEKIVKTVKATGAVVNGPIPLPTNKRIFTVLRSPHVNKKAREQFQLSAHKRLMDIYSSSSKTVDALMKLELPSGVDVEIKV; encoded by the coding sequence ATGTCACAAAGAATCAGAATAAAACTAAAATCTTACGATTACAACTTGGTAGACAAGTCTGCTGAGAAAATCGTAAAAACGGTAAAGGCTACTGGTGCTGTTGTAAACGGTCCAATTCCATTGCCAACGAATAAGAGAATCTTCACTGTGTTGAGATCTCCGCACGTAAACAAGAAAGCAAGAGAGCAGTTCCAGCTTTCAGCTCACAAGAGACTGATGGATATCTACTCTTCTTCTTCTAAAACTGTTGATGCTCTAATGAAATTAGAGTTACCAAGCGGTGTAGACGTTGAAATTAAAGTGTGA
- the fusA gene encoding elongation factor G: MGRDLKFTRNIGIAAHIDAGKTTTTERILFYTGVNHKIGEVHDGASTMDWMEQEAERGITITSAATTCSWNFPTDQGKPVADTKPYHFNIIDTPGHVDFTVEVNRSLRVLDGLVFLFSAVDGVEPQSETNWRLADNYKVARMGFVNKMDRQGADFLNVVKQVKEMLGSNAVPIVLPIGAEEDFKGVVDLIKNRAIIWDEAGQGATFEVVPIPEDMKAEVLEYREKLVEAVADYDETLMEKFFEDPDSISEEEINEALRKATIDLSIIPMTCGSSFKNKGVQFMLDAVCKYLPSPLDKDDIKGTDPRTDAEITRKPSVDEPFSALAFKIATDPFVGRLAFFRAYSGRLDAGSYILNTRSGDKERISRIYQMHANKQNPVEYIEAGDIGAAVGFKSIKTGDTMCDEKNPIVLESMVFPDPVIGIAVEPKTKADQDKMGNALAKLAEEDPTFTVRTDEASGQTIISGMGELHLDIIVDRMKREFKVEVNQGQPQVEYKENLTKVAQHREVYKKQSGGKGKFADIVFELGPADEGKIGLEFINEIKGGNVPREFVPAIEKGFKAAMKNGPLAGFEVEGIKVTLKDGSFHAVDSDALSFELAAKLGFKEAGKAAKPVIMEPIMKLEVVTPEEYMGNIIGDLNKRRGTISGQEEKNGAVVIKGSVPLSEMFGYVTTLRTLSSGRATSSMELEKYAQTPQNVAEEIIAKAKG, translated from the coding sequence ATGGGAAGAGATCTTAAATTTACAAGAAATATTGGTATTGCTGCGCATATTGATGCCGGTAAGACTACCACTACAGAAAGAATTTTATTTTATACAGGGGTAAACCATAAAATTGGAGAAGTTCATGATGGAGCTTCTACAATGGACTGGATGGAGCAGGAAGCAGAAAGAGGTATTACTATTACTTCTGCTGCAACTACTTGTTCTTGGAACTTTCCAACAGATCAAGGAAAACCTGTTGCCGATACTAAACCTTACCACTTCAACATCATCGATACACCGGGACACGTTGACTTCACCGTAGAAGTAAACAGATCTTTAAGAGTATTGGATGGATTGGTATTCCTTTTCTCTGCAGTAGATGGAGTAGAGCCTCAGTCTGAAACAAACTGGAGACTTGCTGACAACTACAAAGTAGCGAGAATGGGATTCGTAAACAAAATGGACAGACAAGGTGCTGACTTCTTGAACGTTGTAAAACAAGTAAAAGAAATGTTAGGATCTAATGCAGTTCCAATCGTTTTACCAATCGGGGCTGAAGAAGATTTCAAAGGAGTTGTAGACTTAATTAAAAACAGAGCGATCATCTGGGATGAAGCAGGACAAGGAGCTACTTTCGAAGTAGTGCCAATTCCTGAAGACATGAAAGCTGAAGTTCTGGAATACAGAGAGAAATTAGTAGAAGCTGTTGCTGACTACGATGAGACTTTGATGGAGAAATTCTTCGAAGATCCGGATTCAATCTCTGAAGAAGAAATCAACGAAGCTCTTAGAAAAGCTACTATCGATTTATCTATTATCCCAATGACTTGTGGTTCTTCATTCAAAAATAAAGGAGTACAGTTTATGTTGGATGCAGTATGTAAATACTTGCCTTCTCCATTGGATAAAGATGATATCAAAGGTACTGACCCAAGAACAGACGCTGAGATTACAAGAAAGCCATCTGTAGATGAGCCTTTCTCTGCATTAGCATTTAAGATTGCTACTGACCCGTTCGTGGGAAGATTAGCATTCTTCAGAGCTTACTCTGGAAGACTGGATGCAGGTTCTTATATCTTGAACACTCGTTCAGGAGATAAAGAAAGAATCTCAAGAATCTATCAGATGCACGCTAACAAGCAAAACCCGGTAGAATATATTGAAGCTGGTGATATTGGTGCTGCTGTAGGATTCAAATCTATCAAAACTGGTGATACAATGTGTGATGAGAAAAACCCAATCGTTCTAGAATCGATGGTATTCCCTGATCCGGTAATTGGTATCGCTGTTGAGCCTAAAACTAAAGCTGACCAGGATAAAATGGGTAATGCTCTAGCTAAACTGGCTGAAGAAGATCCTACATTTACTGTAAGAACTGACGAAGCTTCTGGACAAACGATTATCTCTGGTATGGGTGAGCTTCACCTGGATATCATTGTAGACCGTATGAAGAGAGAATTCAAAGTTGAAGTAAACCAAGGACAGCCTCAGGTAGAATACAAAGAAAACTTAACAAAAGTTGCTCAACACAGAGAAGTTTACAAAAAACAATCTGGTGGTAAAGGTAAATTTGCTGATATCGTATTTGAATTAGGCCCGGCTGACGAAGGTAAAATCGGTTTAGAATTCATCAATGAGATCAAAGGTGGTAACGTTCCTAGAGAATTTGTTCCTGCTATTGAAAAAGGCTTTAAAGCTGCAATGAAGAACGGTCCTTTGGCTGGTTTCGAAGTTGAAGGTATTAAAGTTACTCTTAAAGACGGATCTTTCCACGCAGTGGATTCTGATGCACTTTCTTTCGAATTAGCTGCCAAGCTTGGTTTCAAAGAAGCAGGTAAAGCTGCTAAGCCAGTGATCATGGAGCCTATTATGAAACTGGAGGTTGTAACTCCGGAAGAGTATATGGGTAACATCATCGGTGACCTTAACAAGAGAAGAGGTACGATCAGCGGTCAGGAAGAGAAAAACGGAGCTGTTGTAATTAAAGGTTCTGTTCCACTTTCTGAAATGTTTGGATATGTAACAACTCTAAGAACACTTTCATCAGGAAGAGCTACTTCTTCTATGGAATTAGAGAAATACGCACAAACTCCACAAAACGTTGCTGAAGAAATCATTGCTAAAGCAAAAGGTTAA
- the rpsG gene encoding 30S ribosomal protein S7 → MRKTKAKKRALLPDPKFNDQLVTRFVNNLMLDGKKSIAFKIFYDALDIVETKKGDNEKTALEIWKDALTNVMPHVEVRSRRVGGANFQIPMPIRADRKISMAMKWLIKYSKARNDKSMALKLANEVVAASREEGAAYKKKSDTHKMAEANKAFSHFKF, encoded by the coding sequence ATGAGAAAGACAAAAGCTAAAAAAAGAGCGTTGTTGCCAGATCCGAAGTTTAATGATCAATTGGTAACTAGATTCGTAAATAACCTGATGCTTGACGGTAAGAAGTCAATCGCATTCAAAATTTTCTATGATGCATTAGATATTGTAGAAACTAAAAAAGGAGATAACGAAAAAACTGCACTTGAAATCTGGAAAGATGCACTTACTAATGTAATGCCTCACGTAGAAGTACGTTCTAGAAGAGTAGGTGGAGCTAACTTCCAAATCCCAATGCCAATCAGAGCCGACAGAAAAATTTCTATGGCAATGAAATGGTTAATCAAATATTCAAAAGCTAGAAATGATAAGTCAATGGCTTTGAAATTAGCTAACGAAGTAGTAGCTGCTTCAAGAGAAGAAGGTGCTGCTTACAAGAAAAAGAGTGATACTCACAAAATGGCGGAAGCTAACAAAGCGTTTTCACACTTTAAATTCTAA
- the rpsL gene encoding 30S ribosomal protein S12 produces MPTIQQLVRKGRATLAKKSKSAALDSCPQRRGVCTRVYTTTPKKPNSALRKVARVRLSNGKEVNAYIPGEGHNLQEHSIVLVRGGRVKDLPGVRYHIVRGALDTAGVNGRTQRRSKYGAKRPKPGQAAAAPAKGKKK; encoded by the coding sequence ATGCCTACTATTCAACAATTAGTAAGAAAAGGAAGAGCCACGCTTGCCAAGAAGAGCAAATCGGCTGCCCTTGATTCTTGTCCACAAAGACGAGGTGTATGTACGAGAGTATATACTACCACTCCTAAGAAACCTAACTCTGCACTTAGAAAAGTAGCAAGGGTAAGACTTTCTAACGGGAAAGAAGTCAACGCCTACATCCCGGGCGAAGGACATAATCTTCAAGAGCACTCGATAGTATTGGTAAGAGGCGGAAGGGTGAAAGACCTACCGGGAGTACGTTACCACATCGTAAGAGGTGCATTAGACACTGCAGGTGTAAATGGAAGAACACAGAGAAGATCGAAGTATGGAGCTAAGAGACCTAAACCAGGTCAGGCAGCTGCTGCACCAGCAAAAGGAAAGAAAAAATAA
- a CDS encoding Dps family protein — translation MKNASIIGLKEADCKNISEKLNILLANYSVFYQNTRGSHWNIKGDQFFTLHPKFEELYNSLVLKIDEIAERILTLGATPAHNYSDYLKVATIKESKEVTDANKSVELILNSFKVVIDLQRELLDITDAAGDEGTNSQMSDYITEQEKEVWMYNSYLGK, via the coding sequence ATGAAAAATGCAAGCATTATTGGCCTGAAAGAAGCCGACTGTAAAAATATTTCAGAGAAGCTAAATATTTTATTAGCCAACTATTCTGTGTTTTACCAAAACACAAGAGGTTCTCACTGGAATATTAAAGGAGATCAGTTTTTTACCCTTCATCCTAAATTTGAAGAACTATACAATAGCCTTGTATTGAAGATTGACGAAATCGCAGAAAGAATCCTTACTCTAGGAGCAACTCCTGCCCATAACTATTCAGACTATCTGAAAGTAGCTACCATCAAAGAAAGCAAAGAGGTAACTGATGCCAACAAAAGTGTAGAGCTTATCCTGAACTCTTTTAAAGTGGTAATTGATCTCCAGAGAGAGCTTCTGGACATCACAGATGCTGCAGGAGATGAAGGAACCAATTCCCAGATGAGCGATTACATTACCGAACAGGAAAAAGAAGTATGGATGTACAACTCTTATTTAGGGAAGTAA
- the pncB gene encoding nicotinate phosphoribosyltransferase yields MYSVRLNSILDNDFYKITMQNAVVKLFPSSIVKYEFINRGKHQFPEGFDAALKEAVNKMAELKLTKEEKKFMARTCPYIDLPYLDFLEGYHYDPSEVKIHQEGSDLSVTVEGLWYRTILWEVPLLALISELHYEMNHMERDSNEVVMSKTLEKADSLARLGVNFAEFGTRRRHSYKVQNLVMEALTQNKESTFIGSSNVHFAMKYGVKPIGTHAHEWFMFHAAEYGFKMANEMALEHWVDVYRGDLGVALSDTYTTDVFFQQFDKKFAKLFDGVRHDSGDPLEFADKTIAHYKNNGINPLFKYIIFSDALNLEKVEEITNYCKGKIGVSFGIGTNLTNDVGLKPMNIVMKLIGVQAPNKEWIPTVKLSDEHGKYTGDPKMIELAKEFLRIKD; encoded by the coding sequence ATGTACAGCGTTCGATTAAATTCCATTCTGGATAACGATTTCTATAAAATAACGATGCAAAATGCAGTGGTAAAACTTTTTCCAAGCTCCATTGTAAAATATGAATTCATCAACAGGGGAAAACATCAGTTTCCCGAAGGTTTTGATGCAGCTCTAAAAGAAGCGGTCAACAAAATGGCAGAATTAAAGCTTACCAAGGAAGAAAAAAAATTCATGGCAAGAACCTGTCCATATATAGATCTGCCCTATCTGGATTTTTTAGAAGGCTACCATTATGATCCGTCTGAAGTAAAGATTCACCAGGAAGGCAGTGATCTTTCTGTAACCGTTGAAGGGCTTTGGTACAGAACCATCCTTTGGGAAGTTCCGCTTCTTGCTTTGATCAGTGAACTTCATTATGAAATGAACCATATGGAAAGAGATTCCAATGAAGTTGTTATGAGCAAAACCTTAGAGAAAGCAGATTCTCTTGCAAGGCTGGGAGTTAATTTCGCTGAATTCGGAACCAGGAGAAGACATTCCTATAAAGTACAGAATCTGGTTATGGAAGCTTTAACGCAAAATAAAGAATCTACATTCATAGGAAGCTCCAATGTTCATTTTGCGATGAAATATGGAGTAAAACCTATTGGCACCCATGCACACGAATGGTTTATGTTTCACGCTGCTGAATACGGATTTAAAATGGCCAACGAAATGGCCCTTGAACATTGGGTGGATGTGTACAGAGGTGATCTGGGAGTTGCCCTGTCTGACACTTATACTACCGATGTTTTCTTCCAGCAGTTTGATAAAAAATTCGCCAAGTTGTTTGATGGTGTGCGCCACGACAGCGGTGATCCTCTGGAATTCGCAGACAAAACAATAGCTCACTATAAAAATAACGGAATCAACCCTTTATTTAAGTACATCATCTTTTCCGATGCTTTAAATCTGGAAAAAGTAGAAGAAATTACTAATTACTGCAAAGGGAAAATTGGGGTATCATTCGGAATAGGAACCAATCTTACCAATGATGTAGGCCTGAAACCAATGAATATAGTAATGAAACTGATCGGCGTACAGGCTCCGAACAAAGAATGGATTCCTACGGTAAAACTTTCCGACGAGCATGGAAAATACACCGGCGATCCTAAAATGATTGAGCTGGCCAAAGAATTTTTAAGAATAAAAGATTAG
- a CDS encoding YciI family protein, with the protein MRLKIYLSLTLLSGVLSFAQVKKEEKTTFNQELATSLGADKYGMKAYTMVMLTTGTAKVDDKAKVGELMKGHLANIGKLADEGKIIVAGPFLEKNKENYRGMFIFNTKSKEEAEQWVKTDPAVQAGIFSYEIFPWYGSAALPLYLKHHKEISKENP; encoded by the coding sequence ATGAGATTAAAAATTTATTTATCCCTTACCCTTTTGTCGGGAGTTTTATCTTTCGCTCAGGTAAAAAAAGAAGAAAAGACAACATTCAACCAGGAACTGGCTACTTCCCTTGGTGCCGATAAGTACGGAATGAAAGCCTATACTATGGTCATGCTCACCACAGGCACTGCAAAAGTAGATGACAAAGCCAAAGTGGGCGAACTGATGAAAGGCCATCTGGCTAATATCGGAAAGCTTGCCGATGAAGGAAAAATAATTGTGGCCGGACCATTTTTGGAAAAGAATAAAGAAAACTACCGCGGTATGTTTATTTTCAATACAAAGTCTAAAGAAGAAGCTGAGCAATGGGTAAAGACCGATCCCGCAGTACAGGCCGGCATTTTCAGCTATGAAATTTTCCCGTGGTATGGATCTGCAGCGCTGCCTTTGTACCTGAAACATCATAAAGAAATTTCTAAAGAAAATCCATAG
- the rmuC gene encoding DNA recombination protein RmuC, translated as MTYLIIGCIVGGILGAAILYFALKSSTVSRSSYDELNNLHIKNHSDLENLNLKVQELNQNITKEKELNQQQTDLFNDLKNEYAKISAEYASLNSQFLEQKQLNAKQTTQIENLISEKQHIFAKNSELSAKNDSMQQSLDTQKEEITKIQEESKLQFENLANKILEEKTEKFTTLNQNNLKTILEPFQEKIADLKNRVNEAYEKENKERFSLAEKVKELAELNQQISEDAKKLTRALKGESKTQGNWGEMILESILEKSGLVKGREYFLEHELRDEDNKALFSEFSGKKMRPDAVVKYPDERNVIIDSKVSLTAFTELVDENDQDIYAMKLNQHLGSIKNHILQLSQKAYDDYGKSLDFVMMFIPSEPAYIAAMQADQNLWNFAYERRILLLNPSNLITSLKLIADLWKREYQNRNSMEIADRGAKLYDKFVGFVENLEKVGKNLDQAKNVYNDAYKQLSTGNDNLVIQTQKLKSLGIKNKKDLPQSLIDNSNFLETEN; from the coding sequence ATGACCTATTTAATTATCGGATGTATTGTCGGCGGAATTCTGGGAGCCGCTATTTTGTATTTTGCCTTAAAATCGTCAACGGTTTCAAGAAGTTCTTATGATGAACTAAATAATCTGCACATCAAAAACCATTCGGATCTTGAAAACCTCAATCTGAAAGTTCAGGAGCTGAACCAAAATATCACAAAAGAAAAAGAACTTAACCAGCAGCAAACCGATCTGTTCAATGACCTGAAAAATGAATATGCCAAAATTTCTGCCGAATATGCTTCCCTGAATTCCCAGTTTTTGGAGCAAAAGCAGCTTAATGCCAAACAGACCACTCAAATCGAAAATCTGATTTCCGAAAAGCAGCATATTTTTGCTAAAAACTCTGAGCTCTCAGCTAAAAACGACAGTATGCAGCAGTCTCTTGATACCCAGAAGGAAGAAATTACCAAAATTCAGGAAGAATCAAAACTGCAGTTTGAAAACCTGGCCAATAAAATTTTAGAAGAAAAAACGGAAAAGTTTACCACTTTAAATCAAAATAACTTAAAAACCATCCTTGAGCCTTTCCAGGAAAAGATTGCCGATCTTAAAAACCGGGTAAACGAAGCTTACGAAAAGGAAAATAAAGAACGCTTTTCTCTTGCGGAAAAAGTAAAGGAGCTTGCTGAACTGAACCAGCAGATATCCGAAGATGCCAAAAAGCTGACCCGAGCTTTAAAAGGAGAAAGCAAAACCCAGGGAAACTGGGGTGAAATGATCCTTGAAAGCATCCTTGAAAAATCAGGATTAGTAAAAGGAAGAGAATATTTTCTTGAGCACGAGCTTCGAGATGAGGACAATAAAGCTTTATTCTCCGAATTTTCCGGTAAAAAAATGCGTCCGGATGCTGTGGTAAAGTATCCCGATGAAAGGAATGTTATCATCGATTCCAAAGTTTCCCTTACTGCCTTTACTGAGTTAGTTGATGAAAACGACCAGGATATTTATGCCATGAAGCTTAACCAACATTTAGGCTCTATCAAAAACCATATTCTCCAGCTGAGTCAAAAGGCTTATGACGACTATGGAAAATCATTGGATTTCGTCATGATGTTTATTCCTAGCGAGCCGGCTTATATTGCAGCCATGCAGGCAGACCAGAACCTTTGGAATTTTGCCTACGAAAGAAGAATCCTTCTGCTTAACCCAAGTAATCTGATCACTTCCCTGAAACTTATTGCGGATCTCTGGAAACGTGAATACCAGAACAGAAATTCCATGGAAATTGCCGACCGCGGGGCAAAACTCTATGATAAATTTGTCGGTTTTGTAGAAAACCTTGAGAAAGTTGGAAAAAACCTTGATCAGGCTAAAAATGTTTACAATGATGCCTACAAACAGCTTTCCACCGGAAATGACAATCTTGTGATCCAAACCCAGAAGCTTAAATCTCTGGGGATTAAAAACAAAAAAGACCTGCCACAAAGCCTTATTGACAACAGTAACTTTCTGGAAACGGAAAACTAA
- a CDS encoding TrmH family RNA methyltransferase, with amino-acid sequence MLIESFQNDKIKNVTKLLADNRFRKKSKVFVVEGQQENERALQYDFEPVEFFICENIFKGQLPEGRIHYVSEKVYEKIAYRGSSEGIIGIYNTKENLLSSFVPKENSTVIIVEGVEKPGNLGAILRSCEAFGIDALIVANGKADFYNPNVIRSSVGCLFGMEVYDAENEETLEFLQKNKFNIYTTLMDETAEDLYKRNFTQRSAVLFGTEHSGLSDFWIGKGKNTLIPMAGSIDSLNLSNAVAITCYESLKQKKG; translated from the coding sequence ATGTTGATAGAAAGTTTTCAAAACGATAAAATAAAAAATGTCACCAAGCTTCTGGCAGACAACAGATTCCGTAAAAAATCAAAAGTTTTTGTTGTTGAAGGACAGCAGGAAAATGAAAGAGCTTTACAGTATGATTTTGAACCTGTAGAGTTTTTTATCTGTGAAAATATCTTCAAAGGACAACTTCCGGAAGGCAGAATTCATTATGTAAGTGAAAAAGTTTACGAAAAAATAGCCTACAGAGGAAGCTCTGAAGGAATTATTGGCATTTATAATACTAAAGAAAATCTTCTTTCATCTTTTGTTCCTAAAGAAAATTCTACCGTCATTATTGTAGAAGGGGTAGAAAAGCCCGGTAATCTTGGGGCAATCCTGAGAAGCTGCGAAGCTTTTGGAATTGATGCCCTTATTGTTGCCAACGGAAAAGCAGACTTTTATAATCCTAATGTGATCAGATCAAGTGTAGGCTGCCTGTTCGGAATGGAAGTTTATGATGCTGAAAATGAAGAAACCCTTGAATTTCTGCAGAAAAATAAGTTCAATATCTACACAACCCTGATGGACGAAACTGCTGAAGATCTTTATAAAAGAAATTTCACCCAGCGTTCCGCCGTATTATTTGGGACCGAGCATTCCGGTTTAAGTGATTTCTGGATTGGGAAAGGAAAAAATACCCTGATTCCTATGGCTGGAAGTATTGATTCTTTAAACCTGAGTAATGCTGTAGCCATTACGTGTTATGAGTCATTGAAACAAAAGAAAGGATAA